From Sporosarcina sp. 6E9, a single genomic window includes:
- a CDS encoding YdhK family protein has translation MKKQFLLLSAAIIIGLSGCGNNTSNEKSPTTNNTSKQEDMKMEMNHSGSGEVPKNLEEAENPTYPVGSEAIIKTDHMEGMDGAVATIVGAYDTTAYAISYTPVTGGERVENHKWVIQEEIKDADDKILEQGTEVTIEADHMKGMEGATAEIDSDEKTTVYMIDYTPTTGGEKVTNHKWVTESELSAQ, from the coding sequence ATGAAAAAGCAATTCCTTTTATTAAGTGCGGCTATAATTATTGGTTTAAGTGGATGTGGAAACAATACAAGCAATGAAAAAAGCCCAACCACTAATAATACATCCAAACAGGAAGACATGAAGATGGAAATGAACCATTCCGGCTCAGGTGAAGTCCCTAAAAACTTGGAAGAGGCGGAGAATCCAACCTATCCAGTCGGAAGCGAAGCAATTATTAAAACAGACCATATGGAAGGTATGGACGGTGCAGTGGCAACAATCGTGGGTGCTTATGATACTACGGCATACGCTATTTCGTATACCCCGGTAACTGGCGGAGAAAGAGTGGAAAATCATAAATGGGTTATCCAAGAAGAAATTAAAGATGCTGATGACAAAATATTAGAACAAGGAACTGAAGTAACCATAGAGGCAGACCATATGAAAGGGATGGAAGGAGCAACAGCTGAAATTGATTCAGATGAAAAAACTACCGTCTATATGATCGATTACACGCCGACTACCGGTGGGGAAAAGGTTACAAATCATAAATGGGTAACTGAAAGTGAACTATCTGCCCAATAA
- a CDS encoding four-helix bundle copper-binding protein, with product MNTKYEECLKACLECLEACNVCFDACLKEEDLKMMADCIRLDRECADICAFAAQAMTRNSPFTKQILELCAEICERCAEECAKHDHDHCQRCAESCRKCAEACRKMVA from the coding sequence ATGAATACGAAATATGAAGAATGCCTAAAAGCATGTTTGGAATGTCTAGAGGCATGTAATGTCTGTTTTGATGCGTGCTTGAAAGAGGAAGATTTGAAGATGATGGCTGATTGTATCCGCTTGGACCGTGAATGTGCAGATATATGTGCGTTTGCAGCACAAGCAATGACGCGAAATAGTCCATTTACTAAGCAGATTTTAGAACTTTGCGCAGAGATTTGCGAACGTTGTGCGGAAGAGTGTGCGAAACATGATCACGATCATTGCCAACGCTGCGCTGAATCTTGCCGAAAGTGTGCCGAGGCATGCCGGAAAATGGTAGCTTAA
- a CDS encoding multicopper oxidase family protein — MGLKIKITALAISILVISGCSSTNSEPDEEMDHSMMSDGKMDHGMMMEGHMSHDEVVSLNDSTGENELKIPSQLKRDNEDDVAYTVSAQKGKTEIFDGTETNTFGYNGSFLGQMLRFEKGEKIKIRTINELDEETTFHWHGLEVSGDADGGPHDALKPGEEKVIEFEVTQEASTLWFHPHPEGKTAEQVYNGLAGLIYIEDDNSKSLGLPSDYGKNDIPLIFQDRTFDEKNQLNYSAAMNDDGTIGDTLLINGTLNPKLTVNKEKIRLRLLNGSNARNYTFKLNTGDSFVQIATDGGFLNEPVLLKEVTLTPSERAEIVIDFSQLNTENDLALISEDGSVLLSFEISDQSGAISKIPGKMNNFALTEEELDLPVTKKVELFGMMDMVTINGKKFDPERIDFTQQQGVTEVWEIYNKPDMMGGMIHPFHIHGTQFKIISRDGEEPPENERGWKDSFSIKPDETVTIAIQFKHKGVYMFHCHILEHEDNGMMGQVKVE; from the coding sequence ATGGGATTAAAAATTAAGATTACCGCATTGGCGATAAGTATATTGGTTATCAGCGGTTGCAGTAGCACTAATTCGGAACCAGATGAGGAAATGGATCATTCAATGATGAGTGACGGAAAGATGGATCATGGCATGATGATGGAAGGTCATATGAGTCATGATGAGGTTGTAAGTTTAAACGACTCGACAGGGGAAAATGAATTGAAAATCCCCTCACAGCTAAAACGTGATAATGAGGACGATGTGGCATACACGGTTAGCGCACAAAAAGGGAAAACTGAAATATTCGATGGAACAGAAACAAATACGTTTGGGTACAACGGATCTTTTTTAGGGCAAATGCTTCGTTTTGAAAAAGGTGAAAAAATTAAAATCAGGACAATCAATGAGTTGGATGAGGAAACAACATTTCATTGGCATGGTTTGGAAGTATCAGGGGATGCAGATGGCGGGCCACATGATGCACTTAAACCGGGTGAGGAAAAGGTAATTGAATTTGAAGTGACACAAGAGGCGTCGACTTTATGGTTCCATCCACATCCAGAGGGGAAAACTGCTGAACAAGTTTATAATGGACTGGCGGGCCTAATCTATATTGAAGATGACAATTCGAAAAGTTTAGGGCTGCCAAGTGATTATGGGAAGAATGACATTCCATTAATTTTTCAAGATAGAACATTTGATGAAAAGAATCAGTTGAATTACAGCGCTGCGATGAATGACGATGGGACAATCGGTGATACGCTATTAATCAATGGGACATTGAATCCGAAGTTGACTGTAAACAAAGAAAAAATACGTCTACGTCTATTAAATGGATCCAACGCAAGAAATTATACATTCAAATTGAATACTGGAGATTCCTTTGTTCAAATTGCAACAGATGGCGGTTTCTTGAATGAACCGGTACTTTTGAAAGAAGTCACACTAACGCCTTCGGAGCGGGCAGAAATCGTGATTGATTTTTCACAGCTTAATACAGAAAATGATTTGGCATTAATCAGCGAGGATGGGTCTGTCCTGTTATCATTTGAAATTTCTGATCAAAGCGGCGCGATTAGCAAAATTCCAGGGAAGATGAATAATTTTGCATTGACAGAAGAAGAGTTGGATTTACCAGTCACAAAGAAAGTTGAACTTTTTGGAATGATGGACATGGTAACGATAAACGGAAAGAAATTTGATCCAGAACGTATTGATTTCACGCAACAACAAGGGGTCACTGAAGTTTGGGAAATTTACAATAAACCGGATATGATGGGTGGCATGATTCATCCGTTTCACATTCACGGAACGCAATTTAAAATAATCTCCAGAGATGGTGAAGAGCCACCGGAAAATGAACGAGGTTGGAAAGATAGTTTTTCTATAAAGCCAGATGAGACCGTAACAATAGCTATACAATTTAAGCATAAGGGCGTGTACATGTTCCATTGTCATATACTTGAACATGAAGACAACGGCATGATGGGACAAGTAAAGGTGGAATAA
- a CDS encoding cupredoxin domain-containing protein: MKKWLLASVLLSVLLVLAACGGKDTSDGTEKVDNTGSSEDATANNEINITGTNFEFDQAEYTVKAGETVKITYKNEEGMHGIAIDGLDIDIKGDGEATFTPTEPGEYTIYCNIPCGAGHADMKSTLIVT; this comes from the coding sequence TTGAAAAAATGGTTATTGGCATCAGTTTTATTAAGTGTTTTGCTTGTACTTGCTGCTTGCGGCGGAAAAGATACGAGTGACGGAACGGAGAAGGTAGATAATACTGGCTCTTCGGAAGATGCAACCGCTAACAATGAAATCAATATTACAGGAACAAACTTCGAATTTGACCAAGCAGAATATACTGTCAAGGCTGGCGAGACGGTTAAAATAACATATAAAAACGAAGAAGGAATGCACGGAATTGCTATCGATGGCCTCGATATAGACATTAAAGGAGATGGAGAGGCTACTTTCACTCCTACAGAGCCGGGAGAATATACAATCTACTGTAATATTCCATGTGGGGCAGGACATGCCGATATGAAGTCAACACTGATTGTCACATGA
- a CDS encoding heavy metal translocating P-type ATPase — translation MANTEKTLKINGMTCSACANRIEKGLSKIEGVEKANVNFAMESSTIVYDPDKTNVNEFKKRVEKLGFHVVQEKVDFDISGMTCAACATRIEKRINKMEGVSSANVNFALETIAVEYDDKQVETADMMTAVKKMGYELIPKQDGKDKMDHKVHEISKQQRRFIFSAILTLPLLWSMVAHFEFLSFIYMPNILMNPWLQLALATPVQFIIGGPFYRSAFNALRNKSANMDVLVALGTSAAYFYSIYLSVEWMNTGGIGHPELYFEAAAVIITLIVLGKLFEVRAKGKTSQAIQKLLGLQAKTARVLKDGIEKEIPIEEVITGDIILVRPGEKIPVDGEIIEGRSAIDESMITGESIPIDKVAGDTVIGATINKNGSLQIKATKVGKDSALAQIVKVVEEAQGSKADIQRLADRISGVFVPVVVVIAIATFFIWYFAVTPGDLRSALIPTISILVIACPCALGLATPTSIMAGSGRAAEMGLLFKGGEHLENTQSIDTVVLDKTGTVTKGQPALTDISVTSGFTEEEVLQLIATAENQSEHPLAQAIVNGVKEKGITLLDASDFEAFPGYGIRAEVSGKEVLVGTRKLMKEHKIATLDSEASMEKLESEGKTAMLIAVDHKLAGVVAVADTVKDTSKEAIARMKKLGLDVIMLTGDNQRTAEAIAHQVDLSNVIAEVLPEQKSEEIKKLQEQGKKVAMVGDGINDAPALAMANIGMAVGTGTDIAIEAADITLMRGDLNSVADAIIMSRKTMRNIKQNLFFAFIYNTIGIPIAAIGLLAPWVAGAAMAFSSVSVVLNALRLQKVDLK, via the coding sequence ATGGCAAACACCGAAAAAACGTTGAAAATTAATGGAATGACTTGTTCAGCGTGTGCAAACCGAATTGAAAAAGGTCTATCAAAAATAGAAGGCGTCGAAAAAGCAAATGTCAACTTTGCAATGGAAAGCTCCACGATTGTTTACGATCCAGATAAAACGAATGTGAATGAATTTAAGAAAAGAGTTGAAAAGTTAGGCTTCCATGTTGTCCAAGAAAAAGTGGACTTCGATATTTCCGGCATGACATGTGCGGCATGTGCCACGAGAATTGAGAAAAGAATTAATAAGATGGAAGGTGTCTCTAGCGCAAACGTTAACTTTGCATTAGAAACGATTGCCGTGGAATATGACGACAAACAGGTTGAAACAGCTGACATGATGACGGCTGTTAAGAAAATGGGGTATGAATTAATTCCCAAGCAAGACGGTAAAGACAAAATGGATCATAAAGTACATGAAATTAGCAAGCAGCAGAGAAGGTTCATTTTTTCGGCCATTTTGACACTGCCGCTGTTATGGTCGATGGTTGCGCATTTTGAATTTTTATCGTTCATTTATATGCCCAATATTCTGATGAACCCATGGTTACAGCTAGCGCTTGCAACACCGGTTCAATTCATCATTGGTGGTCCATTTTACAGAAGTGCTTTTAACGCGCTGAGAAATAAAAGTGCAAACATGGATGTCTTAGTTGCACTTGGTACGAGTGCGGCATACTTTTACAGTATTTATTTATCGGTTGAATGGATGAACACGGGAGGCATTGGACATCCCGAGCTTTATTTTGAAGCAGCAGCAGTTATTATCACACTCATCGTACTTGGTAAGTTATTTGAAGTTCGTGCGAAAGGGAAAACGAGTCAGGCCATTCAAAAGCTCCTTGGTTTGCAGGCTAAAACAGCCCGTGTTCTGAAAGACGGTATTGAAAAAGAAATACCTATTGAGGAAGTCATAACGGGAGATATAATCTTGGTAAGGCCGGGGGAGAAAATTCCGGTGGATGGAGAAATTATCGAAGGGCGCTCCGCAATCGACGAATCGATGATTACAGGTGAAAGTATTCCCATTGATAAAGTTGCGGGTGACACAGTCATTGGCGCAACGATTAATAAGAATGGTTCATTGCAAATCAAAGCGACAAAAGTTGGAAAGGATTCGGCATTAGCACAAATTGTGAAAGTGGTTGAGGAAGCGCAAGGGTCCAAGGCAGATATTCAGCGTTTGGCGGATCGAATATCCGGTGTTTTTGTTCCAGTTGTTGTCGTCATCGCGATTGCGACATTCTTTATTTGGTATTTTGCTGTGACACCGGGTGATTTGCGTTCCGCATTAATTCCAACCATTTCGATTTTAGTTATAGCTTGCCCATGTGCACTTGGTTTGGCGACACCGACTTCGATTATGGCGGGTTCAGGTAGGGCTGCTGAAATGGGACTTCTCTTTAAAGGCGGAGAACATTTGGAAAACACGCAGTCAATTGATACCGTAGTCTTGGATAAAACGGGGACAGTTACAAAAGGTCAGCCTGCTTTAACAGATATTTCAGTGACATCGGGCTTTACAGAAGAAGAAGTGCTACAGTTGATTGCAACAGCTGAAAATCAATCTGAGCATCCTTTGGCGCAGGCAATTGTTAATGGCGTAAAAGAAAAAGGTATTACACTTCTTGATGCATCTGATTTTGAAGCTTTTCCTGGTTATGGAATTCGGGCCGAAGTAAGCGGAAAAGAAGTATTAGTTGGCACAAGAAAATTAATGAAAGAGCATAAGATTGCAACCTTGGATTCAGAAGCATCTATGGAGAAGCTAGAGAGTGAAGGGAAAACGGCGATGCTTATTGCCGTGGATCATAAACTTGCCGGTGTCGTCGCGGTTGCTGATACAGTGAAGGATACATCTAAAGAAGCGATTGCAAGAATGAAAAAGCTTGGGTTGGATGTCATCATGCTTACAGGCGACAACCAACGTACCGCAGAGGCTATTGCCCATCAAGTCGACCTGTCAAACGTAATCGCGGAAGTATTACCGGAGCAGAAAAGTGAAGAGATTAAAAAGCTTCAGGAGCAAGGTAAAAAGGTAGCGATGGTCGGGGACGGGATTAATGATGCACCCGCACTTGCCATGGCCAATATCGGGATGGCAGTAGGTACCGGAACGGATATCGCCATAGAAGCAGCTGACATTACGCTGATGCGTGGAGATTTAAATAGCGTTGCTGATGCGATTATCATGAGTAGAAAAACAATGCGGAATATTAAGCAGAACTTGTTTTTCGCATTCATTTACAATACGATCGGGATACCGATTGCGGCAATTGGTCTATTAGCTCCTTGGGTTGCCGGTGCGGCAATGGCGTTTAGTTCGGTATCTGTTGTGTTGAATGCGTTACGTCTACAAAAAGTTGATTTGAAATAA